A DNA window from Macrobrachium rosenbergii isolate ZJJX-2024 chromosome 41, ASM4041242v1, whole genome shotgun sequence contains the following coding sequences:
- the LOC136826885 gene encoding SET and MYND domain-containing protein 4-like, protein MAEATFIDLVQKVAVDIQGDPLKLLLAKSKVHGLKSFQDLFSYIWSLEESHTHLSPKLVLSEKSDKKANMHRQTGNAHFGRRDLQQALTCYNMSIINSPHPVIKRPSKEAKDTSDTYDVSEQGKFKSLAVGYSNRSAVLYDLGMYKYCIEDINMAFMYGYPKEFGTKLIERKEKCLAYLKEKETGSAKPSSQKTSTDDIAEYLAFLSVSEPFIKSRVNMSKKVRICNVPRKGKGLVASGYLRPGEIIGIEAAYCLGIDPDKRYLYCSYCVKRCVFLLPCPGCTEVVFCGEECRSKCLAGDHWLECKILPTLMALDLTKRNLAIKMLKICNYSEFCDLIENLRKEEYLYNQHLATNAPMNFKISSDFRAVYHLCTNKDRSSFEFLFLQCQISFVLMKLLLQSERFFVDKNGDPIVPDQNAILRTGAVLLANAIKLHFNPYQIFDVKLREPVASGVFPALSFINHSCYPNMRHYTIGRDLIMRAIRPVAVGEELTIAYTEEFHKQARENRHKLCEKYHFTCSCEACVKEWPLHPRIPTMRFKCLSCKALLPGSLRLCSKCQRASENKGAEVTRRYKREVDDVIKSTFEASSLETFMCRDKKFPKRAFPFLCDAIELIYKHVEMPSQHIIFLQDMLFKCFEDGC, encoded by the exons ATGGCGGAAGCCACTTTCATAGATCTGGTCCAGAAAGTAGCTGTAGATATTCAGGGAGATCCGCTGAAGCTTTTATTGGCCAAGAGCAAAGTGCACGGTTTAAAGAGTTTTCAGGATTTGTTTTCTTACATATGGAGTTTAGAAGAATCCCATACACATCTTTCACCAAAAttagttttatcagaaaaaagtgataaaaaagctAATATGCACAGACAAACTGGGAATGCACACTTCGGCAGGAGGGACTTACAACAAGCACTCACATGCTACAATATGTCTATAATAAATTCCCCTCACCCAGTTATTAAAAGACCCAGTAAGGAGGCGAAAGATACTTCGGATACTTATGATGTTTCTGAACAAGGAAAGTTTAAATCCTTGGCTGTTGGTTACTCGAATAGATCTGCTGTGCTGTATGATCTTGGAATGTACAAATACTGTATTGAAGATATTAATATGGCTTTTATGTATGGCTATCCAAAGGAGTTTGGTACAAAGCTTatcgaaaggaaagaaaaatgtttagcttacttgaaagagaaagaaactggaTCTGCAAAGCCGAGTTCCCAAAAGACCTCAACAGATGACATAGCAGAATATCTAGCATTTCTAAGCGTTTCGGAACCTTTTATAAAATCTCGTGTCAACATGTCAAAAAAAGTCAGGATTTGCAATGTCCCTCGTAAGGGTAAAGGTCTCGTTGCTTCAGGCTATTTACGGCCAG GGGAAATCATCGGCATTGAGGCGGCATATTGTCTTGGAATAGATCCCGACAAGCGTTACCTGTATTGCTCCTATTGTGTAAAGAGGTGTGTTTTCTTGCTTCCGTGCCCCGGCTGCACTGAG GTGGTATTTTGTGGTGAGGAGTGTCGGTCAAAGTGTCTTGCTGGTGACCATTGGCTTGAATGTAAGATTCTTCCAACACTGATGGCATTAGATTTAACGAAGAGGAACTTGGCCATCAAGATGCTGAAGATTTGCAATTACTCGGAATTTTGTGATTTAATAGAGAATCTCAGGAAGGAAGAATATTTATACAACCAGCATTTGGCTACCAACGCCcctatgaattttaaaatttcctccgATTTCAGAGCAGTTTACCATCTTTGCACTAATAAAGATCGTAGTTCGTTTGAGTTTCTGTTTCTGCAGTGTCAGATTAGCTTTGTCCTGATGAAGCTGCTTTTGCAAAGTGAGAGGTTTTTTGTTGATAAGAATGGCGATCCTATTGTGCCAGACCAAAATGCGATTTTGAGGACAGGCGCAGTGTTGCTGGCAAATGCAATAAAGCTTCATTTCAATCCATATCAGATTTTTgatgtaaaa CTGAGAGAACCTGTGGCGTCTGGAGTTTTTCCTGCTCTGAGCTTTATAAATCACTCCTGCTATCCCAATATGAGACATTACACAATTGGCCGCGATTTGATCATGCGCGCCATTAGGCCTGTAGCAGTTGGCGAGGAACTCACCATTGCTTACACTGAGGAGTTCCACAAACAAGCACGTGAAAATAGACACAAATTATGTGAAAAATACCATTTTACTTGTTCTTGTGAAGCTTGCGTGAAGGAATGGCCACTGCACCCTAGAATACCCACCATGAGATTTAAATGCCTTTCTTGTAAGGCATTACTTCCGGGAAGTCTGAGACTTTGCAGCAAATGCCAGAGAGCCAGTGAAAATAAAGGAGCCGAGGTGACTCGCCGATATAAAAGGGAGGTGGATGATGTCATCAAGAGCACATTTGAAGCTTCTAGTTTAGAAACTTTCATGTGCAGGGATAAGAAGTTTCCTAAAAGGGCTTTTCCATTCCTGTGTGATGCAATTGAGTTGATATACAAGCATGTGGAAATGCCCAGTCAGCACATAATATTTTTACAAGACATGTTGTTCAAATGCTTTGAAGATGGATGTTAA